In Oryzias latipes chromosome 10, ASM223467v1, the genomic window ATTTGGAAccttatcaataaacattcagctcacctgttaaacaaagtttagtcggtgtgctctgttgctgcgcggcgttcaacTGCCGCCCTGCAtgctcatatatatataaattcacgacttaaaatctcgtatttttacctatttttttgGTTGCccttaaactgaaaaaattgaaatagaaagaaaaaattaagctttttaatgctttttccAGTAGGTGGCGCCAGAAACCTGCAGCCCGTAAATGTCCCTCAGAGTTCACCTCACGGCTCTTTATGGAATTAATCCCATCGAAGCGCAGTTCAAGTGCGCCTCTCGTTTGTTTCTACCCCCTTGATCTGCGCAGATGGGTCGATTTAAACACTGGGGAACCTGTTGTAATGTGAGGTTTCACATCAGGACTGAGCACCGAAAGATCCCACGCAGTTTTGGCTGAAATGCCACTTTGCGTGGAGTGGGACAGCGCAGCATCGTGTGAAACTTGAGGCGGCTGGATCTGTCCGTGGGCGCGCACCGTGCCTGCAAGAGGACGCGTGACATTCCCGCggtgtgtgtatgtttttggAGACGTAGAGCGGCGTGGCTCGAATAACCGGAGCCTTCTGTGATATTTTGTGGGATATGGAGACCGGATGTCTTCTGGACGGACCTTTGCTTGTGAAATTTACCGGCAGGCGGCTGGATATTTGCTATTTTGAATGTATTGTCAAGCCACGGATGATCCCCTTGTTTCAGTCAAGTAAGTGCGAGTAATTCCAACTTTCACGTTGATCACGTTTCTCATATAAGTCaagttttaatcttttttttttctggcaatGGGGTTAAAATATCTGAAATTCACAATTAGGAAAATTGattttatggggggggggggggggtttcttaTAAATCCACaattaaataaatcttaaaaCTGCAAGTAAATCATCTCTTTATTCCCTATGCttgaaataagtaaataataataatgataatgcTTTAATCCCTAAATCTGCATTACAAAATGAGAATGGAAATGTCTGATCCAGATATTACTTGCTTCAAATAtttgatttcttgttttttgtcttttaataaatgtaatattttttatgatCTGTATTTTTGCTATTGCCGCAGGATCATTGTAGATTCCTCTTCAGCGGACAGCATGTAGCAGGACTCTCCAGTGTGCCGTAAATGCCTAACCAAGAGGTGCACAGGAATGGATCTCATGAACTTTACAACTGTAATTGATaatggatttttggatgaaaCGCCATCGAGCCGTGTCCTGACTGGCTGTTTTCTCTCCCTGCTCATCCTCACCACCTTGTTGGGAAACACTCTCGTCTGCGCCGCCGTCACCAAGTTTAGGCACCTGCGCTCCAAGGTGACCAACTTTTTCGTGATCTCGCTGGCGGTGAGTGACCTTTTGGTCGCCATCCTGGTGATGCCGTGGAAGGCGGTGACAGAGATTGCAGGCTTCTGGCCATTTGGGTCTTTCTGTGACACCTGGGTGGCGTTTGACATTATGTGCTCCACAGCATCCATTTTGAACCTTTGCGTCATAAGCTTGGACCGGTACTGGGCCATCTCAAGTCCCTTTCGTTATGAAAGGAAGATGACACCCAGGGTTGCCTATGTGATGATTAGCGTGGCCTGGACCTTGTCTGTCCTCATTTCCTTCATACCCGTGCAACTGAACTGGCACAAGGCCCAGACTAAATCTTTCAAGCCTTTCACTGAGTCATTTGTGTCACTGGGCTCAAACGGTACATCGCACCGCAACCCAGAGAACTGTGACTCTAGCCTGAACAGGACCTATGCCATCTCCACCTCACTGATAAGCTTTTACATCCCTGTGGCCATCATGGTGGCCACATACACTCAGATCTACCGCATCGCTCACAGACAAATCCGGAGGATCTCTGCTCTAGAGCGCGCGGCTGAAAGCGCCAAGAACAGGCACAACAGCATGGGCAGAGGCTCCAGCATCACAGAGTCTGAGAGCTCTTTCAAAATGACTTTCAAGAGGGAGACTAAAGTGCTGAAGACGCTGTCTGTGATAATGGGAGTGTTTGTGTGCTGCTGGCTCCCATTCTTCATCCTAAACTGCATGGTGCCCTTCTGCGAGCAGTCGAGCGGAGGAGAGGCTTTCCCCTGCATCAGCCCCACCACCTTTGACGTGTTTGTGTGGTTCGGCTGGGCTAATTCCTCCCTCAACCCCATCATATATGCCTTCAATGCTGATTTCCGCAAGGCCTTCTCCATCCTGCTGGGCTGCCACAGACTGTATCCAGGAGGCCACAACATACAGACAGCCAGTCTAAACAAGAAATGACTCATGGCTCTGCCAGCACTGACTCATTCCTTGATTCTAAAAAGTCCGAGAGTTCTTGTTGCAGCTGGTCTGATTGACTTCAAATGAAGATGCAGCTGTCCGTGCTAACTCTTCGAATGACTGAAGGGCAATGTAACACTGTCTATGCCCACGCTTGCGTTGAGCGAGCGGCCGAGAGCTCGCTCTGCTCGGCGTGGCCGTTCCAGGCCACAGCAGGGAGAAACTCCTGGGACAGGAAAGGGGATTTGGGATGGAGATAAAGACTTTCTGGTGCGGTGCCAGGGATCTGAGGGGGCAGCGGTGCTGACATTCAGCTTGGATAAATAATCCCCAGAGTGGGCAGAACACATCTTGTCAGACACTGCTGTCCTCCTTACCATCAAATGCACTTACACAACAGAGCATGCCATCAACGCATACAAATGCTGCATAACCCCAGCTGACACACTTATACAAATGACATGCATTACATTGCATTACATTAAAATCCTGGACTCCGCAAGGACCTCAGAGGTAAAGCATTAAACCAAATCATCTGTGATGACTGCAGGTAAAAGATGTCGAAGTAGCATAACAGTGTAGAGAGAATTAAAAGGTTTAATTAAACACTCTCAGAaattaaagcagatttttttcgaCAGCTAAGAAAACGAAAAAAGTGGTTTCATtcaacaaatagtccacttcTCAACTGACTGTTCAAAAGAGTTTTAAGGTCTGGACAAACCTGACAAGACTTTCAGACATTAAACTTACAGTAAACTCTAAAGGTTATGATTGTGTTTGATCCAATTATTTATCTTATTTATGATTTGCCAATTCCAGTTTATTCTTGAGTCAGTAAGAGCTcatcaaaatcatcaaaaagAGGGATAGATGATTGCACAAGCAGTGAATCTGCATTTGAAAGCATTTTATCCAAAGCTAAACCTAAAATCTAACTAAATtaggaaatgttaaaataaatgaaaatgatgctTGACATGGATAGAAAGCTTTAAGTTAAGGTGGAATATTTGGGAATCATCCTTTGTTTGCTCACCTGCATCTGACAAAAGCAACATCTGTTTCTGAATTTGCTTTACCGTATTTTGACCTCAAATCCAACTGTACAAACTAAACACAGCTGGCAGCCTAGACTCGCAAAAGAAATTGCAATCCTCACATGAATAGAGGTGTTACTGCGATGGTACGATGCTTTAACTTGCCTGTCGTTGTATGAGGCAGTAATCGTGTGAAGTGGTGCAAAACTATACCTATGTATTTATTAACATTCAAACCAAAGGAGTGGGCTTTCATGTATGTTTTTATGCAACTGTTCATCATTTTTATCATGTTCCTGCATTCTTTGTGCAGTTTTTgcataaattgattgattttggGGGTCAGATTCACACTGGATTCTTGTGGGGACATTTTGCTGCCTATTACCTCCCTGTCAGCATTTTGAGCAACTTATAGCTTTAGAAGTTCACcttaaagacacattttctttagagaaaacaaagcaaatgcaatttttgttttgtttttcttcagtctTTATTGTTAGAGTAGTTAATTTCAAGATGTGGAGCATAGGCTATCGCTCTCGCTAACTTTAGAGCCCAGCTGGACATGCTTTGAACTGGTGACTGGAACTTTTATGAAGGAGCCAACTCCTTTCC contains:
- the LOC101169046 gene encoding D(1) dopamine receptor yields the protein MDLMNFTTVIDNGFLDETPSSRVLTGCFLSLLILTTLLGNTLVCAAVTKFRHLRSKVTNFFVISLAVSDLLVAILVMPWKAVTEIAGFWPFGSFCDTWVAFDIMCSTASILNLCVISLDRYWAISSPFRYERKMTPRVAYVMISVAWTLSVLISFIPVQLNWHKAQTKSFKPFTESFVSLGSNGTSHRNPENCDSSLNRTYAISTSLISFYIPVAIMVATYTQIYRIAHRQIRRISALERAAESAKNRHNSMGRGSSITESESSFKMTFKRETKVLKTLSVIMGVFVCCWLPFFILNCMVPFCEQSSGGEAFPCISPTTFDVFVWFGWANSSLNPIIYAFNADFRKAFSILLGCHRLYPGGHNIQTASLNKK